Proteins encoded by one window of Roseibium sp. Sym1:
- a CDS encoding MFS transporter has protein sequence MSAVVSIAALLIGSGLLLLAGGLHGLLLPLAGLAQGFSDASLGLLGAGWALGYMGGCLGVPLIVKRVGHVRTFGALASLAGITVLLNLLFMDAIAWIFLRALTGFCFSGAAMIVESWLNERSTTETRGRIFGIYTMINLGATTCGQMLLTLGDPSGFFFFVLGSIIYSMSLLPTALSTAASPQPLTQARLNPKALWKNSPIAVVAVFMVGISNGTFGSLGAVYGRRIGLEVPDIAIMMSLALLAGALVQVPVGLLSDRLDRRLVLIGLAVSAMSLGSSLSVFGGVDTTITILLIAAFGGVVYSMYPVIVAHASDHAEPGDFLSISGGLLLIFGTGTMLGPLLASGLMTFTYPGALFQVTAAAHLTMLGFAIWRMNKRAAVKAEDKTDFVPVVSTAQITTPETVVLDPRSEVDETGGDI, from the coding sequence TTCCGATGCCTCCCTCGGCCTGCTCGGCGCCGGCTGGGCGCTCGGCTACATGGGCGGCTGTCTCGGCGTGCCGCTGATCGTGAAACGGGTCGGCCATGTACGCACCTTCGGCGCGCTGGCCTCGCTTGCCGGTATCACCGTTCTCCTGAACCTCCTGTTCATGGATGCCATTGCCTGGATCTTCCTCCGAGCCCTGACCGGCTTCTGTTTTTCCGGGGCGGCAATGATCGTGGAGAGCTGGCTCAACGAACGCTCGACAACTGAGACCCGCGGGCGCATCTTCGGCATCTACACGATGATCAACCTGGGAGCGACCACCTGCGGCCAGATGCTGCTGACCCTTGGCGACCCGAGCGGCTTCTTCTTCTTCGTGCTCGGCTCGATCATCTATTCCATGTCACTGCTGCCGACGGCACTCTCGACCGCCGCCTCACCGCAGCCGCTGACCCAGGCAAGACTTAATCCAAAGGCCTTGTGGAAGAACTCCCCCATAGCGGTCGTCGCCGTGTTCATGGTCGGCATTTCCAACGGCACCTTCGGCTCGCTCGGCGCCGTCTATGGCCGCCGCATCGGACTGGAAGTGCCGGACATCGCCATCATGATGAGCCTGGCACTGCTGGCCGGCGCGCTGGTGCAGGTCCCGGTGGGTCTCCTGTCGGACCGGCTTGACCGGCGCCTGGTGCTGATCGGTCTTGCCGTCTCGGCCATGTCGCTCGGCTCGAGCCTGTCGGTCTTCGGCGGCGTCGACACCACGATCACCATTTTGCTGATCGCAGCGTTCGGCGGTGTGGTCTACTCCATGTATCCGGTGATCGTCGCCCATGCGAGCGACCATGCCGAACCGGGCGATTTCCTGAGCATCAGCGGCGGTTTGCTGCTGATTTTCGGAACCGGCACCATGCTCGGTCCGCTGCTGGCCTCCGGCCTGATGACCTTCACCTATCCCGGCGCCCTGTTCCAGGTGACCGCCGCCGCGCATCTGACCATGCTCGGCTTCGCCATCTGGCGCATGAACAAGCGCGCCGCGGTCAAGGCGGAAGACAAGACCGACTTCGTCCCGGTCGTCTCCACCGCGCAGATCACGACGCCGGAAACCGTCGTCCTCGACCCGCGCTCGGAAGTCGACGAGACCGGCGGAGATATTTGA
- a CDS encoding adenosine deaminase, which translates to MSDAIQVPKAELHCHIEGAAPPTLVSRLAASHGLDVSGVLDGNGKYVWHDFTSFLKAYDVASAVFKTPGDYALLAETYFRMLAAEGAIYGEIFISPDHAQAAGLSYASYVEGLAAGIERAKAGTAIEGRMIAIGVRHFGSASVERVVKEVIGSPHPLVTGFGLAGDERSGHPANFAKAFRMAAEAGLGTTAHAGEFGGPDSVVAALEFLRVKRLGHGVRAIEDKDLVKRLADEEIVLEVCPGSNIALGVYTHLRFHPVNMLRKEGVKITLNSDDPPFFGTTLGKEYSSVAETFDWSFDDQMAVTRTAIEAAFCDDATRNRLLVRLDSAKQGPEG; encoded by the coding sequence ATGAGCGATGCCATTCAGGTCCCGAAGGCAGAACTCCATTGCCACATAGAGGGCGCCGCGCCGCCGACGCTGGTGAGCCGCCTGGCGGCCAGTCACGGTCTCGACGTCTCCGGCGTCCTGGATGGCAACGGCAAATATGTCTGGCACGATTTCACCAGCTTCCTGAAGGCCTATGACGTTGCCAGCGCGGTGTTCAAGACACCTGGAGACTATGCGCTTCTCGCGGAAACCTATTTCCGCATGCTGGCGGCCGAAGGGGCGATCTACGGGGAAATCTTCATCTCGCCCGATCACGCCCAGGCGGCCGGCCTGTCCTACGCGTCCTATGTCGAGGGGCTGGCGGCCGGCATCGAGCGTGCCAAGGCCGGCACCGCCATCGAAGGCCGCATGATCGCCATCGGCGTGCGCCATTTCGGCTCGGCGTCGGTGGAGCGGGTGGTCAAGGAAGTCATCGGCAGTCCGCACCCGCTGGTGACCGGTTTCGGTCTCGCCGGGGACGAACGCTCCGGCCACCCGGCCAATTTCGCCAAGGCCTTCCGCATGGCCGCGGAAGCCGGTCTGGGCACCACCGCCCATGCCGGCGAGTTCGGCGGGCCGGACAGCGTTGTCGCCGCGCTGGAGTTCCTGCGGGTCAAGCGGCTCGGCCACGGCGTGCGCGCCATCGAGGACAAGGATCTGGTCAAGCGGCTCGCCGACGAGGAGATCGTTCTGGAAGTCTGCCCGGGGTCGAACATCGCCCTCGGCGTCTATACCCATCTGCGCTTCCACCCGGTCAACATGCTGCGCAAGGAGGGCGTGAAGATCACGCTCAACTCCGACGACCCGCCCTTCTTCGGCACGACGCTCGGCAAGGAATATTCTTCGGTGGCCGAGACTTTCGACTGGAGTTTCGACGACCAGATGGCCGTCACCCGCACCGCCATCGAGGCCGCCTTCTGCGACGATGCCACCCGCAACCGGCTGCTGGTGAGGCTGGACAGCGCGAAGCAGGGGCCTGAGGGATAG
- a CDS encoding phosphopentomutase produces the protein MSRAILCVLDSFGIGGAADAADFGDAGSDTLGHIAERCAAGDGDREGLRSGPLSVPNMDRLGLGAAGRLSTGKDVPGLDFTGEPGGLWGYAAEVSNGKDTPSGHWEITGVPVRFDWGYFPETVPTFPEELIARISEKAGLTGILGNKHASGTVIIAELGEEHVRTGQPIFYTSADSVIQIAAHEEHFGLEKLYELCEITRGLADPYNIGRVIARPFVGETAETFERTANRRDYSVLPPEPTLLDRLTEAGRTVYGIGKISDIFAHQGVAKVLKGAGNDQLFDKTLEAMDQAEDGDLIFANFIDFDSLYGHRRDVPGYAAALEHFDRRLPEMIGRMRDGDLLILTADHGCDPTWKGTDHTREHVPVIATGPGIAGRGVGGRKTYADIGESVADHLGIAVGPNGTSFL, from the coding sequence ATGTCTCGCGCAATTCTGTGCGTATTGGACAGTTTCGGCATTGGCGGCGCCGCGGATGCGGCCGATTTCGGCGACGCCGGGTCCGACACGCTTGGCCACATCGCCGAGCGCTGTGCGGCCGGGGACGGCGACAGGGAAGGGCTGCGCAGCGGCCCCTTGAGCGTTCCCAACATGGACCGGCTCGGCCTTGGTGCCGCCGGCAGGCTGTCGACGGGCAAGGACGTGCCGGGTCTCGATTTCACTGGTGAGCCGGGGGGCCTCTGGGGCTATGCGGCCGAGGTCTCCAACGGCAAGGACACGCCGTCCGGCCACTGGGAGATCACCGGCGTGCCGGTCCGCTTCGACTGGGGCTATTTTCCGGAAACCGTTCCGACCTTCCCGGAAGAGCTGATCGCCAGGATCAGCGAAAAGGCGGGTCTGACCGGCATTCTCGGCAACAAGCATGCCTCCGGAACGGTGATCATCGCCGAACTCGGCGAGGAACATGTGCGGACCGGCCAGCCGATCTTCTACACCTCGGCGGACTCGGTCATCCAGATCGCGGCGCATGAAGAGCATTTCGGCCTCGAGAAGCTCTATGAGCTGTGCGAGATCACCCGCGGCCTTGCCGATCCCTACAATATCGGCCGTGTCATCGCGCGCCCCTTTGTCGGCGAGACCGCCGAGACCTTCGAGCGCACCGCCAACCGGCGCGACTATTCCGTTCTGCCGCCGGAACCGACCCTGCTGGACCGGCTGACCGAGGCCGGCCGCACGGTCTATGGCATCGGCAAGATCTCCGACATCTTCGCGCACCAGGGCGTCGCCAAGGTGCTGAAAGGGGCCGGAAACGACCAGTTGTTCGACAAGACCCTGGAAGCCATGGACCAGGCGGAAGACGGCGACCTGATCTTTGCCAATTTCATCGATTTCGACAGCCTTTACGGGCACCGCCGCGACGTTCCGGGCTATGCCGCCGCGCTGGAGCATTTCGACCGGCGCCTGCCGGAAATGATCGGGAGGATGCGCGACGGCGACCTGCTCATCCTGACGGCGGATCACGGCTGCGATCCGACCTGGAAAGGCACCGATCACACCCGTGAACATGTGCCGGTGATCGCGACCGGCCCCGGTATCGCGGGGCGCGGTGTCGGGGGGCGCAAGACCTATGCCGATATTGGTGAGAGCGTTGCCGACCATCTTGGCATCGCGGTCGGTCCCAACGGCACCAGTTTCCTGTAA
- the deoA gene encoding thymidine phosphorylase, with protein sequence MLPQEIIRKKRDGGILDAEEIAFFVKGLADGSVTEGQVAALAMAVFFKGLTVNERVALTLAMRDSGDVLDWSGIDAPILDKHSTGGVGDNVSLMLAPALAACGAAVPMISGRGLGHTGGTLDKFDSIPGYQTQPDNILFKKVVREIGCAVIGQTGNLAPADKRFYAIRDVTGTVESIDLITASILSKKLAAGLQGLVLDVKWGTGAFMGTLDDARALAESLVLVANGAGLKTTALLTDMNEPLASAAGNAVEMQNAVDFLKGTAIDNRLWDVTVAQGGELLASGGLAPTADAGMDMMREAFQSGKAAEKFAQMVHALGGPADFMDKSELYLSKAPVEAPVYAEQDGVVTGIDARAVGVAVVALGGGRRTAADVIDPSVGFTDLAGVGNSVDADAPLAIVHARTEADAEDAAIAVRKAYTVGAAADVQDRPSVVDRIAP encoded by the coding sequence ATGCTGCCGCAGGAAATCATCAGAAAGAAACGCGACGGGGGAATTCTCGACGCGGAGGAAATCGCTTTCTTCGTCAAGGGCCTTGCCGACGGCTCGGTTACCGAGGGTCAGGTCGCAGCGCTGGCCATGGCGGTTTTCTTCAAGGGCCTGACAGTCAATGAACGGGTCGCCCTGACACTGGCCATGCGCGACAGTGGCGACGTCCTGGACTGGTCCGGCATCGACGCGCCGATCCTCGACAAGCACTCGACCGGCGGCGTCGGTGACAATGTATCCCTGATGCTGGCACCGGCCCTGGCCGCGTGCGGAGCGGCCGTGCCGATGATTTCAGGCCGCGGCCTTGGCCACACGGGCGGAACGCTCGACAAGTTCGACAGCATTCCGGGTTACCAGACCCAGCCGGACAATATCCTGTTCAAGAAGGTGGTTCGGGAGATCGGCTGCGCCGTCATCGGCCAGACCGGCAATCTCGCACCGGCCGACAAGCGTTTCTACGCCATTCGCGATGTGACCGGCACGGTCGAGAGCATCGACCTCATCACCGCCTCGATCCTGTCGAAGAAGCTGGCGGCCGGTCTCCAGGGTCTTGTGCTCGATGTCAAATGGGGAACCGGCGCCTTCATGGGCACGCTGGACGACGCCCGCGCCCTTGCCGAAAGCCTCGTCCTGGTTGCCAACGGGGCCGGGCTGAAAACCACGGCCCTGCTGACGGACATGAACGAACCGCTGGCGTCCGCGGCCGGCAATGCGGTCGAGATGCAGAACGCGGTCGATTTCCTGAAAGGAACGGCCATCGACAACCGGCTCTGGGACGTTACGGTTGCCCAGGGCGGGGAGTTGCTTGCCTCCGGCGGCCTTGCACCGACCGCGGATGCCGGCATGGACATGATGCGCGAGGCATTCCAGAGCGGCAAGGCGGCGGAAAAATTCGCGCAGATGGTCCATGCCCTTGGTGGTCCTGCCGACTTCATGGACAAGAGCGAGCTCTACCTTTCCAAGGCACCCGTCGAGGCACCGGTCTATGCCGAGCAAGACGGTGTCGTGACCGGGATCGACGCCCGCGCGGTCGGTGTCGCCGTGGTGGCTCTCGGCGGTGGCCGCCGGACGGCCGCGGATGTGATCGACCCGTCCGTCGGCTTCACTGACCTTGCCGGTGTCGGCAATTCGGTGGACGCGGACGCGCCGCTGGCCATTGTTCACGCCAGGACCGAAGCCGATGCCGAGGACGCAGCGATTGCCGTGCGCAAGGCCTACACCGTGGGCGCGGCCGCGGACGTTCAGGACCGGCCGAGCGTGGTCGACCGGATCGCGCCGTAA
- the deoC gene encoding deoxyribose-phosphate aldolase, with protein sequence MTDMIEIAIRALGLVDLTNLNDDCTAEDITRLTGRTVTDHGAVAAVCVWPRFVAQAAKELTGTGVKVATVVNFPAGGEDTEAVVAETKQALADGADEIDLVMPYKAFRDGRKGFAEEQIIRVKAAIPEPGILKVILETGEIKDPLLIHAASNIAISAGADFIKTSTGKVPVNATLEAAEIMLTAIEEARRENGERVIGFKPAGGIKTVEDAAAYLALADKIMGQNWVSAHTFRFGASGLLDSLIATIEGQEIVDHSHHGY encoded by the coding sequence ATGACCGACATGATCGAGATTGCGATACGTGCCCTCGGGCTGGTCGACCTGACCAATCTGAACGACGACTGCACCGCCGAGGACATCACCCGTCTGACCGGCCGCACGGTGACCGACCATGGGGCTGTCGCGGCGGTGTGTGTCTGGCCGCGCTTTGTCGCCCAGGCGGCGAAGGAGCTGACCGGCACCGGTGTCAAGGTGGCCACCGTGGTCAACTTTCCGGCCGGCGGCGAGGACACGGAGGCGGTGGTCGCCGAAACGAAACAGGCCCTTGCCGACGGTGCGGACGAGATCGATCTGGTGATGCCCTACAAGGCCTTCCGGGACGGACGAAAAGGCTTCGCCGAGGAACAGATCATACGCGTCAAGGCAGCCATTCCGGAACCGGGCATCCTGAAGGTCATCCTGGAAACCGGCGAGATCAAGGACCCGCTGCTGATCCATGCGGCCTCCAACATTGCGATTTCAGCGGGAGCCGATTTCATCAAGACCTCGACCGGCAAGGTTCCCGTCAATGCAACGCTCGAGGCAGCCGAGATCATGCTGACCGCGATCGAGGAGGCCCGGCGCGAGAACGGCGAACGGGTCATCGGTTTCAAGCCGGCCGGAGGCATCAAGACCGTCGAGGACGCCGCCGCCTATCTTGCGCTTGCCGACAAGATCATGGGGCAGAACTGGGTGTCGGCGCACACGTTCCGCTTCGGTGCGAGCGGCCTGCTGGATTCGCTGATCGCCACGATTGAAGGTCAGGAAATCGTGGACCATTCCCATCACGGTTACTGA
- a CDS encoding purine-nucleoside phosphorylase: MSGYGRECAEIVRAARQGSYKIGMILGSGLGALAEEVEDAVRIPYSHLTEFPVSTVTSHSSELVAGTLSGVPVVILSGRAHYYESGDPAVMRTPVETLKELGCEILLATNAAGSLREEVAPGSPMLISDHINWSGKNPLIGEEDEKRFLDMSAAYDPDLRAAMKKVAGETGDPLAEGVYMWFSGPSFETPAEIRMAKLLGADAVGMSTVPEVIMARFLGLRVAAMSIITNYGAGMQTHALSHDETKSVALQGMERMKELVRAFVKEIGE, translated from the coding sequence ATGAGTGGTTACGGCCGTGAATGCGCTGAAATCGTCCGTGCAGCCCGTCAGGGCTCGTACAAGATCGGCATGATCCTCGGGTCGGGCCTCGGCGCGCTTGCCGAGGAAGTCGAGGACGCGGTCCGCATTCCCTATTCGCACCTGACCGAGTTTCCGGTCTCCACGGTCACTTCCCATTCGAGCGAACTGGTTGCCGGTACGCTGTCGGGCGTTCCGGTCGTGATCCTGTCGGGGCGCGCGCATTACTACGAAAGCGGTGATCCGGCCGTCATGCGCACGCCTGTCGAAACGCTGAAGGAACTCGGCTGCGAGATCCTTCTGGCCACCAATGCCGCCGGTTCGCTGCGCGAGGAAGTGGCTCCGGGCTCGCCGATGCTGATCTCGGATCATATCAACTGGTCCGGCAAGAATCCCCTGATCGGCGAGGAGGACGAAAAGCGGTTCCTCGACATGAGCGCGGCCTATGATCCGGATCTGCGGGCTGCCATGAAGAAGGTCGCCGGGGAAACCGGTGACCCGCTCGCGGAAGGCGTCTACATGTGGTTTTCCGGTCCGTCCTTCGAGACCCCGGCCGAAATCCGCATGGCCAAGCTGCTCGGCGCCGACGCGGTCGGCATGTCGACGGTTCCGGAAGTGATCATGGCCAGGTTTCTTGGCCTCAGGGTGGCGGCCATGTCGATCATCACCAACTATGGTGCCGGCATGCAGACCCACGCGCTCAGTCACGACGAAACCAAATCCGTGGCTCTCCAGGGCATGGAACGCATGAAGGAGCTGGTGCGGGCATTTGTGAAGGAGATCGGCGAATGA
- a CDS encoding cytidine deaminase: MSDLDTLFEAARTVRERAYAPYSNFLVGAALRAPDGTVFTGCNVENASYPVSVCAEGGAVSAMIAAGYRQIAEAVVVGDAALCTPCGVCRQRLKEFGTEDLIVHVADLNGIKRSFSMDELLPAAFELEHKKD; the protein is encoded by the coding sequence ATGAGCGATCTGGACACCCTCTTCGAGGCGGCGCGCACTGTCCGGGAACGGGCTTATGCGCCATATTCCAACTTTCTGGTCGGCGCGGCCCTGCGCGCGCCGGACGGCACGGTCTTCACCGGCTGCAACGTGGAAAACGCGTCCTACCCGGTCAGCGTCTGCGCGGAGGGCGGAGCGGTCAGCGCCATGATCGCCGCCGGCTACCGGCAGATTGCCGAGGCGGTCGTGGTTGGCGATGCGGCCCTGTGCACGCCCTGCGGTGTCTGCCGCCAGCGGCTCAAGGAATTCGGCACGGAGGACCTGATCGTCCATGTCGCGGACCTGAACGGCATCAAGCGCAGCTTTTCCATGGACGAGCTGCTGCCTGCCGCCTTTGAACTCGAACACAAGAAGGACTGA
- a CDS encoding ABC transporter permease, whose translation MIMFESIILILDSTVRVSTPLLFACLAGLYSERSGVVDIGLEGKMLGAAFGAGAVAYLTANAWLGLLAGIGVSVALGLLHGFASISNRGNQIVSGVAINFLAAGLTALLGQTWFRQGGRTPSLPEGGRFREIVWPFAEQLRDVPVIGPLYSELLSGHNLLVYAAFLAVPLTWWVLFRSRFGLRLRAVGENPAAVDTAGISVTWLRYRAVIACGALCGFAGSYLSIAAGSGFGVNMTAGQGFMALAALIFAKWRPVNAMFACLLFGFLDATGTRMQGVAFPVIGELPLQVFQALPYVLTVILLAGFIGKAIPPKAAGVPYLKERS comes from the coding sequence ATGATCATGTTTGAAAGCATCATCCTCATTCTCGATTCAACGGTCCGGGTGTCCACGCCGCTGCTGTTTGCCTGCCTTGCCGGGCTCTATTCGGAGCGCTCCGGGGTCGTCGACATCGGACTGGAAGGCAAGATGCTCGGTGCGGCCTTCGGTGCCGGCGCCGTGGCCTACCTGACGGCGAACGCGTGGCTGGGTCTGCTGGCCGGCATCGGGGTTTCCGTGGCGCTCGGTCTCCTGCACGGCTTTGCCTCGATCTCCAACCGGGGCAACCAGATCGTCTCCGGCGTGGCGATCAACTTCCTGGCCGCGGGCCTGACGGCGCTTCTTGGCCAGACCTGGTTCCGGCAGGGCGGCCGCACGCCGTCTCTGCCGGAAGGCGGCCGGTTCCGGGAAATCGTCTGGCCGTTCGCGGAACAGCTGCGCGACGTGCCGGTCATCGGACCGCTCTACAGCGAGCTTCTGTCCGGTCACAATCTGCTGGTCTACGCCGCCTTCCTGGCGGTGCCCCTGACCTGGTGGGTGCTTTTCCGCAGCCGGTTCGGCCTGCGCCTGCGCGCGGTCGGTGAAAATCCGGCCGCCGTCGACACGGCCGGGATATCGGTCACCTGGCTGCGTTACCGCGCCGTCATTGCCTGCGGTGCCTTGTGCGGTTTTGCCGGATCGTATCTGTCCATTGCCGCCGGTTCGGGATTTGGCGTCAACATGACCGCCGGACAGGGCTTCATGGCGCTGGCGGCGCTGATCTTCGCCAAGTGGCGGCCGGTCAATGCCATGTTCGCCTGCCTGTTGTTCGGTTTCCTCGATGCCACCGGTACCCGCATGCAGGGTGTCGCGTTTCCCGTCATCGGCGAATTGCCGCTTCAGGTGTTCCAGGCACTGCCCTATGTTCTCACCGTGATCCTGCTGGCCGGGTTCATCGGCAAGGCGATCCCGCCGAAAGCGGCTGGCGTGCCTTACCTCAAGGAGCGCTCATGA
- a CDS encoding ABC transporter permease has protein sequence MSAGQLPRWVDFGLIPFVNLVAAFLVSGLVVVLIGENPLDAVRILIWGSVGYAEGFGFTLFYATNFIFTGLAVAVAFHAGLFNIGGEGQAYVGGLGVAFACLALDRYVPWYVTLPFAIVGSAIAGAAWAFIPAWLQAKRGSHVVITTIMFNYISFSLMVYLLANVMKKPGSMQPETRTFEDGGRLPFLNDLFPSLGFGYAPVNLSLFVALAACALVWLLIWRTKLGYEIRSFGANATAAVYAGISPVRTIVITMLISGGLAGMMAINEIMGSQHRLLIDFVTGYGFVGIAVALMGRAHPVGIILASILFGMLYQGGAELSFEMPNITRDMIIVIQGLVILFAGALEHMFRPTIVRLFTPSRALAAKEA, from the coding sequence ATGAGTGCCGGTCAGCTTCCGCGCTGGGTCGATTTCGGTCTGATCCCGTTCGTGAACCTTGTCGCCGCCTTCCTGGTGTCCGGTCTGGTGGTCGTCCTGATCGGCGAGAACCCGCTGGACGCGGTCAGGATCCTGATCTGGGGGTCGGTCGGCTATGCCGAGGGCTTCGGCTTCACGCTGTTTTATGCCACCAACTTCATCTTCACCGGCCTTGCCGTCGCCGTCGCCTTCCATGCCGGGCTGTTCAACATCGGCGGCGAGGGCCAGGCCTATGTCGGCGGTCTCGGCGTCGCCTTTGCCTGCCTGGCGCTCGACCGGTACGTGCCCTGGTACGTGACGCTGCCATTCGCGATTGTCGGGTCCGCCATCGCCGGTGCGGCCTGGGCCTTCATCCCGGCCTGGCTGCAGGCCAAGCGCGGCAGCCACGTGGTGATCACCACCATCATGTTCAACTACATTTCGTTCTCGCTGATGGTGTATCTGCTCGCGAATGTGATGAAGAAACCCGGCTCCATGCAGCCGGAGACGCGCACCTTCGAGGACGGCGGCCGGCTGCCGTTCCTCAACGATCTGTTCCCCTCGCTCGGCTTCGGATATGCGCCGGTCAACCTGTCGCTGTTCGTGGCGCTGGCGGCCTGCGCGCTGGTCTGGCTGCTGATCTGGCGCACGAAACTCGGCTACGAGATCCGTTCCTTCGGCGCCAATGCGACGGCGGCGGTCTATGCGGGGATCTCGCCGGTGCGCACGATCGTGATCACGATGCTGATTTCCGGCGGGCTTGCCGGCATGATGGCGATCAACGAGATCATGGGGTCCCAGCACCGTCTCCTGATCGACTTCGTCACCGGTTACGGCTTCGTCGGCATCGCCGTCGCTCTGATGGGCCGGGCCCATCCGGTGGGCATCATCCTGGCGTCGATCCTGTTCGGCATGCTCTATCAGGGCGGTGCCGAGCTGTCCTTCGAAATGCCGAACATTACGCGGGACATGATCATCGTGATCCAGGGCCTGGTGATCCTGTTCGCCGGCGCGCTTGAGCACATGTTCCGGCCGACCATCGTCCGGTTGTTCACGCCCTCCCGGGCCCTTGCCGCGAAGGAGGCATGA
- a CDS encoding ABC transporter ATP-binding protein — translation MSDTPAIELRDINKRFGAVHANRDIDLVVKKGSIHGIIGENGAGKSTLMSILYGFYQADEGDILVNGNKVSIPDSKAAIGLGIGMVHQHFMLVDNFSVLENVVLGAEDSQMLSGGLARARTELKRLEEEYELRVDPDALIQDLPVGLQQRVEILKALYRSAEVLILDEPTGVLTPSEADHLFKILTVLKNEGKTVLLITHKLREIMKATDTVSVMRRGEMVATRETAKTSMEELAELMVGRSVLLRVDKKPAEPKAPVMEVDNLTVTDSRGVQVVKDVSFDVRAGEIVGIAGVSGNGQSELLETLSGIRRATKGTLRINGETIDLGTSMLDAADMRAKNMGHVPEDRHRMGLINSFAEYENSILGYHRDPAYSRGWLMDLAAIKKNAVAEIEKYDIRPPSPMLKTANFSGGNQQKIVLAREIERDPEVLLVGQPTRGVDIGAIEFIHRRIVELRDQGKGILLVSVELDEIRALSDRVLVMFDGRIVGERGANAEEGELGLLMAGVEDSNTVEGVAS, via the coding sequence ATGAGCGACACGCCGGCAATTGAACTGCGCGACATCAACAAGCGCTTCGGAGCGGTCCACGCCAACAGGGACATCGACCTTGTGGTGAAGAAAGGCTCCATTCACGGGATCATCGGCGAAAACGGCGCGGGCAAGTCGACCCTGATGTCGATTCTCTACGGCTTTTACCAGGCCGATGAGGGGGACATCCTCGTCAACGGCAACAAGGTGTCGATCCCCGATTCCAAGGCGGCCATCGGCCTGGGCATCGGCATGGTCCACCAGCACTTCATGCTGGTCGACAATTTTTCGGTGCTTGAAAATGTCGTTCTGGGTGCCGAGGACAGCCAGATGCTGTCCGGCGGCCTCGCCCGCGCCCGCACGGAATTGAAGCGCCTGGAAGAGGAATACGAACTGCGCGTCGATCCGGATGCCCTGATCCAGGATCTGCCTGTCGGCCTGCAGCAAAGGGTGGAAATCCTGAAGGCGCTCTACCGCAGCGCCGAGGTGCTCATCCTGGACGAACCCACCGGTGTGCTGACACCCTCGGAAGCCGACCACCTGTTCAAGATCCTGACCGTGCTCAAGAACGAGGGCAAGACGGTTCTCCTGATCACCCACAAGCTGCGCGAAATCATGAAGGCGACCGACACGGTCTCGGTGATGCGCCGCGGCGAGATGGTGGCGACGCGGGAGACCGCGAAGACGTCCATGGAAGAACTTGCGGAGCTGATGGTCGGTCGCAGCGTTCTCCTGCGCGTTGACAAGAAACCGGCTGAACCCAAGGCTCCGGTGATGGAAGTGGACAACCTGACCGTCACCGACAGCCGGGGCGTCCAGGTGGTCAAGGATGTCTCCTTCGATGTGCGGGCCGGTGAGATTGTCGGCATTGCCGGCGTCTCCGGCAATGGACAGTCCGAGCTCCTGGAAACACTGTCCGGTATTCGCCGGGCGACGAAAGGCACGCTCAGGATCAACGGCGAGACCATCGATCTGGGCACCAGCATGCTCGATGCCGCCGACATGCGCGCCAAGAACATGGGCCATGTGCCGGAGGACCGGCACCGCATGGGCCTGATCAACAGCTTTGCCGAATATGAGAACTCCATTCTCGGCTACCATCGCGATCCGGCCTATTCCAGGGGCTGGCTGATGGACCTGGCGGCCATCAAGAAGAACGCTGTCGCAGAGATCGAGAAATACGACATCCGCCCGCCCAGTCCGATGCTGAAGACCGCCAATTTCTCCGGCGGCAACCAGCAGAAGATCGTGCTGGCGCGCGAGATCGAGCGCGACCCGGAAGTCCTGCTGGTCGGTCAGCCCACCCGCGGCGTCGATATCGGCGCCATCGAATTCATTCACCGCCGCATCGTCGAATTGCGCGACCAGGGCAAGGGCATCCTGCTGGTCTCCGTCGAGCTGGATGAAATCCGGGCCCTGTCCGACCGCGTGCTGGTGATGTTCGACGGCAGGATCGTCGGCGAACGCGGCGCCAACGCGGAAGAAGGCGAACTCGGCCTGCTGATGGCGGGCGTTGAAGACAGCAATACCGTTGAGGGAGTGGCCTCATGA